A part of Saccharomonospora amisosensis genomic DNA contains:
- a CDS encoding Crp/Fnr family transcriptional regulator, which produces MDETLARAGIFQGVEPAAAEALAQTLETVEFPRGHVIFNEGEPGDKLYIIKSGKVKIGRKSADGRENLFQIMGPSDMFGELSIFDPGPRTSTATTVTEVSAVTMDRPALRQWISTRPEIAEQLLRVVARRLRRTNNMVAELIFTDVPGRVARALLQLAQRFGSQEAGLLRVTHDLTQEEIAQYVGASRETVNKALADFAHRGWLRLEGKSVLILDPERLARRAR; this is translated from the coding sequence GTGGACGAGACCCTGGCCCGCGCGGGCATTTTCCAGGGTGTGGAACCGGCGGCGGCCGAGGCGCTCGCGCAGACCTTGGAGACAGTGGAATTCCCCCGCGGCCACGTGATCTTCAACGAGGGCGAGCCGGGCGACAAGCTGTACATCATAAAGTCGGGCAAGGTGAAGATCGGGCGCAAGTCCGCCGACGGACGCGAGAACCTGTTCCAGATCATGGGCCCTTCCGACATGTTCGGCGAGTTGTCGATCTTCGACCCCGGCCCTCGCACGTCGACCGCCACGACGGTGACCGAGGTCAGCGCCGTAACGATGGACCGGCCCGCACTGCGGCAGTGGATCTCCACGCGCCCGGAGATCGCCGAGCAGCTACTGCGTGTGGTCGCCCGTAGGTTGCGCCGCACGAACAACATGGTGGCCGAGCTGATCTTCACCGACGTGCCCGGCCGGGTGGCCAGGGCGCTGCTGCAACTCGCCCAGCGGTTCGGCAGTCAGGAGGCGGGCCTGCTGCGGGTCACGCACGACCTGACCCAGGAGGAGATCGCTCAGTATGTCGGCGCGTCACGGGAGACCGTGAACAAGGCGCTCGCCGACTTCGCTCACCGCGGCTGGCTGCGACTGGAAGGCAAGAGCGTGCTGATCCTGGACCCGGAGCGACTGGCCCGAAGGGCTCGCTGA